In a genomic window of Dehalococcoidia bacterium:
- the tsaA gene encoding tRNA (N6-threonylcarbamoyladenosine(37)-N6)-methyltransferase TrmO, with protein MTPRSVERGVLFVDFLRFVLSLLPMNHNRMPLQPIGFVSSPVKQTPRPEHDWTGVVSEIIIEPEFSAGLEGIERYSHVIVIYWAHRATDKSKMALRVRYRGDPSLPEVGVFASRSLFRPNPLGMKVARLLERKDNILRLEGLDALDGTPVLDIKPFIPSNDAPKDARVPEWK; from the coding sequence ATGACCCCTCGTTCGGTTGAACGAGGGGTTTTGTTTGTGGACTTTCTCCGTTTTGTATTATCATTGTTGCCGATGAACCACAACAGAATGCCACTCCAGCCCATCGGTTTCGTGAGCAGCCCGGTCAAGCAAACACCCAGGCCGGAGCACGACTGGACAGGCGTCGTCTCCGAAATTATCATCGAGCCTGAGTTCAGCGCCGGGCTCGAAGGGATCGAAAGATATTCACATGTTATCGTCATATACTGGGCGCACCGGGCAACCGATAAATCGAAGATGGCTCTGCGTGTGCGTTATCGGGGCGACCCCTCCCTGCCCGAAGTCGGCGTTTTCGCATCGCGCTCGCTCTTCCGCCCCAATCCCCTGGGGATGAAAGTCGCCCGCCTGCTGGAGAGGAAAGACAATATACTGCGCCTGGAGGGGTTGGATGCGCTCGACGGAACGCCGGTGCTCGACATCAAACCCTTCATCCCGAGCAACGACGCGCCCAAAGACGCGCGAGTGCCGGAGTGGAAGTAA